The Paramisgurnus dabryanus chromosome 1, PD_genome_1.1, whole genome shotgun sequence genome includes a window with the following:
- the flncb gene encoding filamin-C isoform X10, translating into MMSNNTYYDQQLPPQYYQGTDNGEDADEEMPATEKDLAEDAPWKKIQQNTFTRWCNEHLKCLNKKINDLQKDLSDGLKLIGLLEVLSQKKMYRKYHSRPNFRQMKLENVSVALEFLEREHIRLVSIDSKAIVDGNLKLILGLIWTLILHYSISMPMWEDEDDEDARKLTPKQRLLGWIQNKVPQLPINNFHRDWRDGKALGALVDNCAPGLCPDWETWDPSQPVENAREAMQQADDWLGVPQVIAPEEIVDPNVDEHSVMTYLSQFPKAKLKPGAPLRSKTLHPKRAKAYGPGIEPRGNVVLRPAEFVVETVEAGLGEVLVYIEDPEGHTEEARVIANNDRNRSYSVVYVPKVEGLHKVKVLFAGQDIDRSPFLVNVSKALGDPNKVQARGPGLEPVGNVANKPTYFDIYTAGAGAGDVGVIIVDSQGRRDTVEIILENRGDSVFRCTYGPILEGPHTVYVTFAGQQIPRSPFTVHISEASNPNACRAIGRGLQPKGVRVKEVADFKVYTKGAGSGELRVQVKGPRGGDEPVKVQEVGDGVYECNYYPIFPGKYIVTITWGGHAIPRSPFEVTISEEAGPQKVRAWGPGLETGMVGKSADFVVEAIGTEVGTLGFSIEGPSQAKIECDDKGDGSCDVLYWPTEPGDYAVHVICDDEDIKDSPFMAHILPAANDVFPEKVKCYGPGLEPTGCIVNKPAKFTIDARGAGRGHLQIYAQDSEGYPIDIQITDNGDSTYFCIYIPTKPIKHTIIITWGDVNVPNSPFRVTIGEGSHPENVMVHGPGVEKTGLKANEPTYFTVDCSEAGQGDVSIGIKCAPGVVGPAEADIDFDIIKNDNDTFTVKYTPPGAGRYTIMVLFADQEIPISPFRIKVDPSHDANKVKAEGPGLNNTGVEVGKPTHFTIYTKGAGKATPEVKFTAAGKGEAVSDFEIIDNHDYSFTVRYTALQQGNMSISVCHGGDPIPKSPFTITVAPPLDLNKVKVQGLNNKVDVGKDEEFTINTRGAGGQGKVDVKITSPSRRPIPCKVESGTANEVHSVKYIPPEEGPYKIDISYDGNPVPGSPFTVEGVMPPDPSKVRAYGPGLKGGIVGKPAPFAIDTKGAGTGGLGLTVEGPCEAKIECQDNGDGSCSVSYLPTEPGEYSINILFAEAHIPGSPFKAMVQSVFDPSKVTASGPGLERGKVDEAASFTVDCSKAGEAELTIEIISDTGAKAEVHVQNNSDGTYSITYIPPFHGMYTITIKYGGHAVPKFPARVQVDPALDTSGIKVYGPGVEPRGVLREVTTHFAVDTRAHSIMGGNHIKVRIVNPSGANTDAYITDKGDGTYKVEYTAYEDGVHLIEVLYDDVPVPKSPFKVSVTEGCDPTRVRAYGPGLEEGLVNKPNRFTVETRGAGTGGLGLAIEGPSEAKMSCKDNKDGSCSVEYIPFTPGEYDVNITFGGLHIPGSPFRVPVRELVDPSMVKCSGPGLGSGVRAHVPQTFTVDCSKAGLAPLEVLLYGPTGMVEPVNITDNGDGTHTVIYTPAKDGPYSVCVKYAEQEVPRSPFKIKVLPAHDASKVRASGPGLNASGVPASLPVEFTIDARDAGEGLLTVQILDPEGKPKKANIRDNRDGTYTVSYVPDMTGRYTITIKYGGDEIPYSPYRIHALPTGDASKCLVTVSIGGHGLGSGLGPTIQIGEETVITVDAKAAGKGNVTCKVSTPDGAELDVDVVENSDGTFDIYYTAPEPGKYVITIRFGGEHIPNSPFHVVATEEPVTATDVMDPMLRPFNLVIPFTVQKGEITGEVRMPSGKTARPNITDNKDGTVTVKYAPTEKGLHEMDIKYEGNHIPGSPLQFYVDAINSGHVNAYGPGLSHGMVNKPAIFTIVTKDAGEGGLSLAVEGPSKAEISCKDNKDGTCTVSYMPTAPGDYNIIVKFDDKHIAGSPFTAKITGDDSMRTSQLNVGTATDVSLKITETDLSSLSASIRAPSGNEEPCLLKRLPNRHIGISFTPKEVGEHVVSVKKNGKHVTNSPFKIMVGQSEIGDASKVKVFGKGLIEGHTFEVAEFIVDTRSAGYGGLGLSIEGPSKVDINCSDVDDGTCKVTYCPTEPGTYIINIKFADQHVPGSPFTVKILGEGRMKESITRRRQAPSIATVGSTCDLNLKIPGESGTQEMTAQVTSPSGKTEDAEIIEGEDSAYSVRFVPQEMGAHTVNVKYRGQHVPGSPFQFTVGPLGEGGAHKVRAGGTGLDRGVAGVPAEFSIWTREAGAGGLSIAVEGPSKAEISFEDRKDGSCGVAYVVQEPGDYEVSIKFNDEHIPDSPFIVPVASLSDDARLLTVTSLQEMGLKVNQEASFAVQLNGARGAIDAKVHTPSGAVEECYITELDNDKHAIRFIPRENGVHSIDVRFNGSHIPGSPFKIRVGEPGQAGDPGMVTAFGPGLEGGTTGVPSDFIVNTCNAGSGALSVTIDGPSKVKMDCQECPEGYKVTYTPMAPGSYLISIKYGGPQHIVGSPFKAKVTGARLSGGHSLHETSSVLVETVTKSSSVAGSFSSLPKFSSDASKVISRGAGLSKAFIGQKNTFTVDCSKAGTNMLMVGVHGPKTPCEEVYVKHMGNRMYNVTYTVKEKGDYILIVKWGEEMVPGSPFHVTVP; encoded by the exons GCCTGTGTCCTGACTGGGAGACATGGGACCCAAGCCAGCCAGTAGAAAATGCGAGAGAAGCCATGCAGCAGGCTGACGATTGGCTCGGCGTGCCTCAG GTGATTGCTCCCGAGGAGATTGTGGATCCAAACGTGGATGAGCACTCTGTGATGACCTACCTGTCTCAGTTCCCCAAAGCCAAACTCAAACCTGGTGCCCCTCTGCGGTCTAAAACCCTACACCCCAAAAGAGCCAAGGCTTATGGGCCAG gtATTGAGCCCAGAGGTAATGTGGTTTTGAGGCCAGCTGAGTTTGTCGTTGAGACCGTGGAGGCTGGACTTGGGGAGGTGCTGGTCTACATTGAAGATCCAGAAGGTCACACAGAGGAG GCCAGAGTCATTGCCAACAACGACAGAAACAGAAGCTACTCTGTGGTCTATGTGCCAAAAGTAGAGGGTCTACATAAG GTGAAGGTGCTGTTTGCTGGTCAGGATATTGACAGGAGCCCTTTTCTGGTCAATGTGTCAAAAGCATTGGGAGACCCAAACAAGGTTCAGGCACGTGGGCCTGGCTTGGAACCAGTGGGGAACGTTGCCAACAAGCCCACCTATTTTGACATCTACACAGCAG GTGCCGGAGCGGGTGATGTCGGTGTGATCATCGTGGACTCTCAGGGACGAAGAGATACAGTGGAGATTATTCTGGAAAATAGGGGCGATAGCGTTTTTCGTTGCACCTACGGTCCCATTCTAGAGGGACCCCACACTGTGTATGTGACATTTGCTGGCCAGCAAATACCCAGAAGCCCTTTCACCGTTCACATCTCTGAGG CGAGTAATCCAAATGCATGTCGGGCCATCGGTCGTGGCCTGCAACCCAAGGGCGTGCGTGTGAAGGAAGTTGCAGATTTTAAGGTGTATACAAAGGGGGCGGGCAGCGGAGAACTACGCGTTCAGGTCAAAGGGCCAA gaGGTGGGGATGAGCCTGTTAAGGTCCAGGAGGTGGGAGATGGAGTGTACGAATGCAACTACTACCCAATTTTCCCCGGAAAGTACATTGTCACCATTACATGGGGTGGACACGCCATCCCTCGCAG CCCATTCGAGGTAACCATAAGTGAGGAAGCAGGACCCCAGAAGGTACGAGCGTGGGGTCCAGGCTTGGAGACCGGCATGGTGGGCAAATCAGCTGACTTTGTGGTGGAGGCCATTGGCACGGAGGTTGGAACCTTAG GTTTTTCCATCGAGGGCCCATCGCAGGCTAAGATCGAGTGTGATGACAAGGGTGATGGATCGTGTGATGTTCTCTACTGGCCTACCGAGCCTGGTGACTACGCGGTCCATGTCATCTGCGATGATGAAGATATCAAGGACAGCCCCTTTATGGCCCACATCCTTCCTGCAGCCAATGACGTCTTCCCTGAGAAG GTCAAGTGCTACGGTCCTGGGTTAGAGCCAACCGGGTGCATCGTAAACAAACCCGCCAAGTTTACAATTGATGCACGTGGAGCCGGCAGAGGCCATCTACAGATTTACGCTCAG GACTCGGAAGGTTACCCCATCGACATCCAGATCACAGATAATGGTGACAGCACATATTTCTGCATCTATATACCTACTAAGCCCATCAAACACACCATAATCATCACCTGGGGAGATGTCAATGTTCCCAACAGTCCATTCAGG GTGACCATTGGAGAAGGTAGTCATCCAGAGAATGTGATGGTGCATGGACCAGGCGTGGAGAAGACTGGGTTGAAGGCCAATGAACCTACCTACTTCACCGTAGACTGTAGCGAGGCTGGGCAAG GAGATGTAAGCATTGGGATTAAGTGTGCACCTGGTGTGGTTGGACCCGCTGAAGcagacattgattttgacatTATTAAAAACGACAACGACACGTTTACAGTGAAATACACGCCCCCTGGAGCCGGGCGCTACACCATCATGGTGCTATTTGCAGATCAG GAAATTCCTATCAGCCCCTTCCGGATCAAAGTCGACCCATCCCACGATGCTAATAAAGTGAAGGCAGAAGGTCCCGGTCTCAACAATACAG GTGTGGAAGTTGGCAAGCCGACCCACTTCACGATCTACACTAAAGGTGCGGGTAAGGCGACCCCTGAAGTTAAGTTCACCGCAGCTGGGAAAGGAGAAGCCGTTAGTGACTTTGAGATCATCGATAACCATGACTATTCCTTCACTGTGCGCTACACTGCATTACAACAG GGTAACATGAGCATATCTGTGTGCCATGGTGGTGACCCCATCCCTAAAAGCCCATTTACCATCACTGTTGCTCCTCCTTTGGATCTCAACAAGGTCAAAGTTCAAGGGCTCAACAACA AAGTGGATGTGGGAAAAGATGAGGAATTTACCATCAACACTCGTGGCGCGGGAGGTCAGGGAAAGGTGGACGTCAAGATTACGTCACCCTCTCGTCGACCAATCCCGTGCAAGGTGGAATCCGGAACGGCCAATGAGGTTCACTCTGTTAAGTACATCCCCCCGGAGGAGGGGCCTTACAAAATAGACATCAGCTATGATGGAAACCCTGTGCCTGGAAGTCCATTTACAGTGGAGGGGGTGATGCCTCCGGATCCCTCAAAG GTGCGAGCCTATGGCCCTGGTCTGAAGGGAGGCATTGTGGGTAAGCCCGCTCCATTTGCCATTGACACCAAGGGTGCAGGCACCGGTGGCCTGGGGTTGACAGTGGAGGGCCCATGCGAGGCCAAAATCGAGTGCCAGGACAACGGAGATGGCTCTTGCTCAGTGTCCTATCTGCCCACCGAGCCAGGCGAGTACAGCATCAACATCCTGTTTGCCGAAGCCCACATTCCCGGTTCCCCCTTCAAAGCCATGGTGCAGTCCGTCTTCGATCCCAGCAAAGTCACAGCCAGTGGACCGGGGCTGGAGAGAGGAAAGGTGGATGAAGCAGCGTCATTCACGGTGGACTGCTCCAAAGCAGGGGAGGCGGAGCTGACCATCGAAATTATTTCAGATACAGGAGCGAAGGCAGAGGTCCATGTTCAGAACAACAGCGACGGGACGTATTCCATCACCTACATCCCTCCTTTCCATGGAATGTACACCATAACGATTAAATACGGAGGACATGCGGTGCCCAAATTCCCTGCGAGGGTGCAGGTAGATCCCGCTTTGGACACCAGCGGAATTAAAGTCTACGGTCCAGGAGTGGAACCCAGAg GTGTACTTCGTGAGGTCACTACACACTTTGCCGTTGACACACGGGCTCACAGTATTATGGGAGGCAACCACATTAAAGTTCGTATTGTTAACCCATCTGGTGCCAACACGGACGCATACATCACAGACAAAGGGGATGGCACATACAAAGTCGAATATACAGCGTACGAGGACG GTGTGCATCTGATAGAGGTCCTGTATGACGATGTGCCCGTTCCCAAAAGCCCTTTTAAGGTGTCGGTAACCGAAGGCTGTGATCCCACCCGTGTACGGGCCTATGGTCCCGGTCTGGAAGAGGGTCTGGTTAACAAACCCAACCGTTTCACTGTGGAGACTAG GGGTGCTGGTACAGGTGGGCTTGGTTTGGCCATCGAGGGTCCGTCAGAAGCCAAGATGTCCTGTAAAGATAACAAAGATGGCAGCTGTAGTGTGGAGTATATTCCCTTCACTCCTGGAGAATATGACGTCAACATCACTTTCGGAGGTCTGCATATTCCAG GGAGTCCGTTCAGGGTGCCTGTGAGGGAACTGGTGGACCCCAGTATGGTGAAATGTTCTGGCCCAGGTCTGGGCAGTGGAGTCAGAGCTCACGTCCCTCAAACCTTCACTGTggactgcagcaaagctggacTCGCCCCACTGGAGGTTCTGCTGTATGGACCCACAG GAATGGTAGAACCGGTAAATATTACAGACAATGGTGACGGCACACACACGGTGATCTACACCCCTGCGAAAGATGGACCCTACAGTGTGTGTGTCAAGTATGCAGAGCAAGAAGTGCCACGCAG TCCATTTAAGATCAAGGTGCTGCCCGCTCACGACGCCAGTAAAGTCCGTGCCAGCGGTCCAGGTCTGAATGCCTCCGGCGTGCCCGCCAGCCTACCCGTGGAGTTCACCATCGATGCCCGGGACGCAGGGGAGGGGCTTCTTACCGTACAGATACTG GACCCAGAAGGCAAACCAAAGAAGGCCAATATTCGGGATAACAGAGACGGGACGTACACCGTGTCCTACGTACCAGACATGACGGGACGCTACACTATTACCATTAAATACGGTGGAGATGAGATCCCGTACTCGCCATACCGTATCCATGCACTGCCTACTGGAGATGCCAGCAAATGTCTGGTGACAG TATCTATTGGAGGACACGGACTAG GTTCAGGACTTGGACCCACTATTCAGATCGGAGAGGAGACGGTTATCACTGTGGATGCAAAGGCCGCTGGGAAGGGAAATGTCACATGCAAGGTGTCAACACCAGATGGGGCGGAGCTAGACGTGGACGTAGTGGAGAACTCTGATGGCACCTTTGATATCTACTATACCGCTCCCGAACCCGGGAAATATGTCATCACCATCCGCTTCGGAGGAGAGCACATTCCCAACAGTCCCTTTCATGTGGTG GCTACAGAAGAGCCGGTCACTGCAACGGACGTCATGGACCCGATGCTCCGTCCCTTTAATCTGGTCATTCCATTTACAGTGCAGAAGGGGGAGATTACAG GTGAGGTGCGTATGCCCTCTGGTAAAACCGCTCGCCCCAACATCACTGATAACAAGGACGGGACCGTCACAGTCAAATACGCCCCTACTGAGAAAGGCCTCCATGAGATGGACATCAAATATGAGGGGAATCATATACCAG GAAGTCCATTGCAGTTCTATGTCGATGCCATTAACAGTGGGCACGTGAATGCATACGGCCCTGGTCTGAGTCACGGCATGGTCAACAAACCCGCCATCTTTACAATCGTAACCAAAGATGCAGGAGAAG GTGGTCTTTCTTTGGCAGTTGAGGGTCCATCTAAAGCAGAGATCAGCTGTAAGGATAATAAAGATGGCACCTGCACTGTGTCCTACATGCCGACGGCTCCAGGAGACTACAACATAATTGTCAAATTTGATGATAAGCACATTGCTGGAAGCCCCTTCACAGCTAAGATCAcgg GTGATGATTCCATGAGGACATCTCAGCTGAACGTTGGCACAGCGACAGATGTTTCTCTGAAGATCACGGAGACGGACCTGAGCTCTTTAAGCGCGAGCATCAGAGCCCCGTCTGGCAATGAAGAGCCCTGTCTGCTGAAGAGACTCCCAAACCGGCACATCG GAATATCCTTCACACCTAAAGAAGTGGGTGAGCACGTGGTCAGCGTGAAGAAGAACGGAAAACACGTCACCAACAGCCCTTTCAAGATCATGGTGGGTCAGTCGGAAATCGGAGACGCCAGTAAGGTGAAGGTGTTTGGGAAAGGTCTGATTGAAGGACACACTTTTGAAGTGGCCGAGTTTATTGTGGACACCAGAAGTGCAG GTTATGGAGGTCTCGGTTTGTCCATCGAAGGGCCCAGCAAAGTTGACATAAACTGTTCAGATGTGGACGATGGAACGTGCAAAGTGACTTACTGCCCCACAGAACCAGGAACCTACATCATTAACATCAAATTTGCAGACCAACACGTGCCAG GAAGTCCATTTACGGTGAAGATTCTGGGTGAGGGACGAATGAAGGAGAGCATCACCAGAAGGAGGCAGGCGCCCTCCATCGCCACAGTGGGCAGCACTTGTGACCTTAACCTTAAGATCCCAG GTGAGTCAGGTACTCAGGAAATGACGGCACAGGTGACAAGCCCAAGTGGAAAGACGGAAGATGCTGAGATCATAGAAGGAGAAGACAGCGCCTACAGCGTGCGCTTCGTACCTCAAGAAATGGGAGCTCACACCGTCAATGTCAAATATAGGGGCCAGCATGTCCCCGGCAGCCCCTTCCAGTTCACCGTGGGCCCTCTGGGAGAGGGAGGTGCCCATAAGGTTCGAGCCGGTGGTACTGGATTGGACAGAGGAGTGGCAGGAGTTCCTG CCGAATTCAGCATCTGGACCCGTGAGGCTGGCGCTGGTGGTTTGTCCATAGCTGTCGAAGGGCCCAGCAAAGCCGAAATTTCCTTCGAGGACAGAAAGGACGGATCGTGCGGTGTGGCCTATGTCGTACAGGAACCTG GCGACTACGAGGTGTCGATCAAATTTAACGATGAGCACATCCCCGACAGCCCCTTCATTGTTCCTGTTGCATCGCTGTCAGACGACGCCCGCCTGCTTACCGTCACCAGCCTGCAA GAAATGGGTCTCAAGGTGAATCAGGAGGCTTCGTTCGCCGTGCAACTGAATGGAGCGAGAGGAGCGATTGACGCTAAGGTGCACACACCTTCTGGAGCAGTGGAGGAGTGTTACATCACTGAACTAGACAATG ATAAACACGCAATACGGTTTATTCCACGGGAGAACGGCGTCCACTCCATCGATGTCCGTTTTAATGGAAGTCACATCCCGGGGAGCCCCTTCAAAATCCGCGTTGGAGAACCCGGCCAGGCCGGAGATCCCGGAATGGTGACAGCTTTTGGCCCTGGATTGGAGGGAGGAACTACAG GCGTGCCTTCAGACTTCATTGTGAACACGTGTAACGCTGGGTCAGGGGCTCTGTCTGTCACAATCGATGGTCCGTCGAAGGTAAAGATGGATTGTCAGGAGTGTCCCGAAGGGTACAAGGTCACCTACACACCCATGGCTCCCGGCAGCTACCTCATCTCTATCAAATACGGAGGACCACAGCATATCGTGGGCAGCCCCTTTAAAGCCAAAGTCACTG GTGCACGTTTGTCCGGCGGACACTCTCTACACGAGACCTCATCAGTACTGGTGGAGACGGTCACAAAATCATCCTCAGTGGCCGGATCTTTCTCCTCTCTGCCGAAGTTTTCATCCGATGCCAGTAAGGTGATCTCGAGGGGGGCTGGACTCTCCAAAGCCTTCATTGGTCAGAAGAACACCTTCACGGTGGACTGCAGTAAAGCAG GGACAAACATGTTGATGGTAGGAGTGCACGGGCCAAAAACTCCATGTGAGGAAGTTTATGTCAAACACATGGGCAACAGAATGTACAATGTCACATACACAGTGAAGGAAAAAGGAGACTACATACTGATAGTCAAGTGGGGTGAAGAGATGGTGCCCGGAAGCCCTTTCCACGTCACAGTGCCTTAA